The Thalassospira sp. TSL5-1 sequence TTGAGGCCCATCGTTAATCGCGGTGAAGCACAGAATATTTATACCATTGTTGGTTTTCGCGATAAAAACCGGGCCCTGGTGATTGCCAGCCTGGCCCCGTGGGAAGACCGCAGCCGCAGCCAGCAGGAAATTACCGCCTCCATTCGCGGGCAGTTAAATGCCCTGCCCGGCGTTCAGGCCTTTGTCTATCAGCCCAATTCGCTGGGGTTGCGCGGCAGCAGTTCGGGTGAAAGCCTGGAATTTGCCTTAACCGGCACCAATTACCGCAAACTTGCCGCCAATGCCCAGGCCCTGCAAAAGGAACTGGAGGCAAATTACCCCAATATTACCGGTGTTCGTGTGGGTTATCAGACAACCCAGCCGCAGCTTTTGGTGAATATTGACCGCCAGCGTGCCTTTGACTTGGGCATTTCGATTGAGAGCCTTGATACCACCCTGCGCGCCATGATTGACGGTTACGAAGTGACCGATCTTTCGGTGGATGATACGACGGTGCCGATTAAATTGCGCAGCACCGCCGGGGCGATCCGCGATCCATCGGACCTGGATAACCTGTTTGTGCCGGGCAAGGACGGGCGCATTTTGCCGCTATCTTCGATCATTCATCTCGATGAAGAGGCGGTGGCTTCCGAACTGGACCGTGAAGGCCAGCAGCGTGCCGTGACGATTTCGGCCAATATGGCGCCGGGTTATACCCTGCAACAGGCGGTATTGGATGTTGAAAAGGCCGCGCAAACGGTGGTGCCAACCGGGACGGGCCTGCTGTTTTTGGGCGATGCCGCGGCCCTGGGTGAAACGTCGCATGATGTAATGATCACGTTTTTGGTGGCGGTGCTGGTGGTGTTGCTGGTATTGGCCGCGCAGTTTGAAAGTTTCATGTCGGCGTCCGTCGTGGTGTTAACGGTGCCGTTTGGCCTGGCGGCAGCGATTTTTGCCCTGGTGATCAGCCATACCTCGATCAATATTTACAGCCAGATCGGCCTTGTCATGCTGGTGGGGCTGATGGCGAAAAACGGGATTTTGGTGGTGGAATTTGCCGACCAGTTGCGTGACCGGGGTAAATCGGTTCGCGATGCCATTCATGATGCGGCGATGATCCGGTTGCGCCCGATCATGATGACGATGATTTCAACCGTGCTGGGCGGGTTGCCCCTGGTGCTGGGCACTGGTGCCGGGGCCGAGGCCCGGGCCGCGATTGGCTGGGTCATTTTTGGCGGCTTGGGCTTTGCCACGGTTTTTACCCTGTTTTTAACGCCGGTTTTATATTTGCTGCTGGCCCCGCTGGTGTCAGCCCGCGCCGATGGCAGCCAGAAACTGGAAGATGAATTGCGCCTGGCCGAAAACATTCCCGATGCCGATGAATATGAAGGGAGTGCCGGGTGATGCGGTTTTGTGCCCTGTTAAAACATGGCCCGGTTTTGGGCAGTGCGATGCTGGTATTGGCCGGCTGTGTCACCGCGGGGCCGGATTATCAGGCCCCGCAATTTGACCTGAAGGCAACCTACAGCCCGCAAATTCCGCAAATTGCCGATCATAAACCCGATCAGGCGCGCTGGTGGGAAAGCACAACCGACCCGGTTTTATCCCGGCTTGTGGCCGATGGCCTCAAAAGCAATATTGACCTTAAAATTGCCGCCAGCCGCATTGCCGAGGCCCGGGCCGTTGCCCGGGGTGTTACTGGCAATAATGGCCTGCAAATTGGCGCAACGGCGGGCGGGCGACAGGAGCGACAATGGTCCACGCGCGAAAAGGGCAATTATCAGGATGATCTGGGCGGGAATGCTGGGATTGACCTTTCGTGGACGCCGGACATTTGGGGCGGGCAGGCGCGCGAGGGTCAGGTGGCCGAGGCCGATGTGTTGCAGCAGGTTTATTTGCGCGAGGATGTGTATCGCGTGGTAATTGCCGATATTATCCGCAATTACATCACCCTGCGCGGTACCCAGCAACGCCAGATTTTGTTGCGCAATTCGCTGGATTTACAACGCCAGACCCGCGATATCGTCGATTTGCGTGCGCAGTCCGGCTTGGCATCGGACCTGGATTTTTCACGCGCCCAGGCCGAGGTTTCCGATATCGAGGCAACATTGCCCGTCCTGCAAACCAGCATTGACCGGTCCATTAATGCCATTGCCATTTTAACCGGGGCGCAGCCGGGCACTTACCGTGATCTGTTAAGCAAGTCCGCCCCCCTGCCGGAATTTGACAGCGCCCCACCCATTGGCGTGCCCGCCGATTTGTTGCGCCGTCGCCCCGATGTGCGGGCGGCCGAACTGGGCCTGATTTCCGCCACAGCCGAAATTGGCGTGCGCACGGCAGAGCTTTATCCTGAACTGAAACTGGATGGCAGCCTGTCGCTTGCCGCGTCTGGCTATGGCAGCGGGCCGATTGTACGTACCGCCCTTGCCGCGATCAGCGCGGTAATTGATGCCACCATTTATGATGGCGGCGTGCGCAAGGCCAATATCACCGTGGCCGAAGAACAGGCCCGGCAGGCCTTTTATACCTATCGTAAAACGCTTTTGGCCGCGATTAGCGATGTTGAATCGGCGATATTTGGCTATGTCGGTGCGGTATCGCAGCGCGATAGCCTGGTTCTGGCGGTATCACATCATCGCCAGGCATTCGAGCAATCGCGCGTGCGCTATACCCAGGGCCTGTCGAATTTTTTGGATGTGCTGGATGCACAACGCACTTTGACACGATCCGAACAGGATTTGGCCGATGCACAAACCAGCCTGGAACTGGAAACCATCAATTTGTATTCGGCCGTCGGGCTGGATGCGGAGGAAGTGGACCGGCTGGCGGAAAATATGAACCGGGACAGCGCGCCTGAAAAGGATGGGTTTGACCCGTTTTATGTTCAGCCTGCCGGATAAGGCAGGCATTTGGAAAAAGCGGGCGATGCCGTAAGTGATGGCATCGCCCGGCTGTTTTATGGCGCGATTGCGGGTGGCAAGAGCGGATACCACAGCGCAAGGGCCAGCAGGGTTAAAAACAGCACCGGTGTGGTGATGACGATGCCAACTTTCATATATTGCCCCCAGGTGATTTTATGGCCTTTGCCCGCCAGCACATGTAGCCAAAGCAGGGTGGCAAGGCTGCCTATCGGGGTGAATTTGGGGCCCAGGTCATTACCGATGACATTGGCATAAATCATCAGTTGCTGAATGACGGGCGGAACATGCCCGCCAACATGATCAACCGCAAGGGCGCCAATAAGCGTGGCGGGCAGGTTGTTCATCACCGATGCCAGAATGGCAGCGGCAAAGCCGGAGCCAATGGTGGCAATATAAATGCCCTGATGGCCGATAATGGCCAGAAAATCGGCTGCATCGGCGGTGAGCCACGCCTGCCCCAGCCCATAGACCACCAGATACATGCCAATGGAAAACAGCACGATTTGCCAGGGCGCGTTTTTCAGAACGTGCGAAAGCGAAATCACCCGGTTTTTGCCCCCGGCAAACCAGCGCCCGGCAATCGCCATCAGCGCCAGGGCGGCGGCCCCCATGAACAGGCAAATGGGAATACCCAGATGGGCGGTGACGAACAGGGCAATCAGCAGCACCCCAATGATGGGAAAGGCGGCATAAAAAACCTGCCGGTCGCGAATGGCGTGGGCGGGTTCTTCCAGCCGTTCCAGCGGGTAGCTGCGCGGAATGTCCCGGCGGAAATACAGCCACAGGACCAGCAGCGTTGCCAGCAATGAAACGATATTGACCGGCACCATCACCAGCGCATAACGCGCAAAACTGACACCGAAATAATTGGCGCTGACAATATTGACCAAATTGGAAATCACCAGCGGCAGGCTGGTGGAATCGGCAACAAAGCCGGTGGCAATGATAAAGGCCAGGGCGGATTTTTCGCTGAATTTAAGGCGCAGTAAAATCGCCAGCATGATGGGCGTTAACAGCAGGGCCGCCCCGTCATTGGCAAAAAAGGCCGAAATGATGGCACCCAAAATAATGATCAGCGGGAATAACCGCCGGCTGCTGCCCTTGCCCCAGCGGGCAATATGCAGGGCGGCCCAGGCAAAGAAACCGGCATCATCCAGGACCAGCGAGATAATGATCAGCGCGACAAAGGTAAAGGTCGCATCCCAGACAATATCCCAGACAATGGCAACGTCGCCCCAGCCCACCACACCGGCCATCAGGGCCGCGCAAGCCCCGGCAAGGGCACTCCAGCCAATGCCCAGGCCACGGGGTTGCCAGATCACGAAAACAAGCGTGATCACAAAAATCAGCAATGCAAGCATATGCCAGGTCCTGACTAGAGGGAGGGTTGATTGACCCGCCGGGAAAGCTCCTCGGCGGTTTCAACACGTTCGGAATAACGCGATGTCAAATAGGCGGAATGATGGCGGGTCAGGAGCGTGAATTTCACCAGTTCCTCGCAGACATCGACAACGCGGTTGTAATAGGGCGAGGGTTTCATGCGCCCGGTATCGTCAAATTCGTTGAAGGCCTTGGCAACGGATGACTGGTTGGGGATGGTCAGCATCCGCATCCAGCGGCCCAAAATGCGAAGCTGGTTGACCGCATTGAAACTTTGGCTGCCGCCACAAACCTGCATGATGGCAAGGGTTTTGCCCTGGGTGGGGCGCACACCGCCCAAGGATAGCGGGATCCAGTCTATTTGGGCTTTCATCACCGCTGTTATGGCGCCGTGGCGTTCGGGTGAAACCCACACCATGCCTTCGGCCCATTCGGCTAGGCCGCGTAATTCGTGAACCTTTGGGTGTTCGGCGTCGGCATCATCGGGCAAAGGCAGGCCGGAGGGGTTAAAGGTTCTCACCTCGCAGCCATACCATTCCAGCAGGCGGGTGGCTTCCTCCGATAACAGGCGCGAATAGGATCGTTCCCGTACCGACCCATAAAGTACCAGAATACGCGGGGCATGTTTGGGGGTATCTGGGCCTGCCAGCTTTGCAAAATCAATCGGCTGGAGGCTGTTCCCGTCGATATTGGGCAGGTCGGAAAAGTCTTTTTCGGTCATGATCAGTCTGCTGGCGTAAGGGTGATGATTTCGCCGTCTTCCTTGGTGAAAGACGTGACCGGATGGGGCAGCAGGGCCAGTACCTGTTCGGACGGGCGACACAGCCTTGTTCCCAATTCGGTGACAACAATCGGCCGGTTGATCAGGATGGGATGGGCCATCATGGCATCGATGAGTGCATTGTCATCAAGGGTTTCATCCTCTAGCCCCAGTTCGTCATAGGGCGTGCCTTTTCGCCGCAACAATTCGCGGGGGGTGATCCCCATCGCCGTAATCAGGTCGCACAGCTTGGCGCGGGTTGGCGGCGTTTTCAGATATTCAATAACGTGCGGTTCCTCGCCAGATTGCCGCATGATTTCAAGCGTATTGCGCGATGTGCCGCATTCCGGGTTGTGATAAATCACCGAGATCATTTTTCAGCTTCCATTTTGCACGATGCCTTTGCCGCTTGGGGCTGTTGCAGGGGCAGGCACAGTTCGGGATGACCGGCACAGCAGTCATTGACCATGAAAGCCACCACATCATTCATTCGCGCCAGGCTGGCGCGGTAGATGATGGAGCGTCCCTGCCGTTTTGAGGTGATCAGCCCCGAGCGCGATAATACCCCCAAATGGGCCGACATCGTGTTGTGGGGTACCTCAAGCAAACGGGCAAGCTCACCTGCCGGCAAACCTTCCGGTTCATGCCGGACCAGCAGGCGAAATGCCTCCAGCCGGGTGACTTGCGACAGGGCAGTAAAGGCATCGATGATTTCATTTGTGTCCATATGTCCAAAGATATGGACATATTTGGCAAAAAGCAACAGACATTTATATGACAATGACGGGCGGTGTGGGTGGAAGCGGAATTGGAAACAGGGCCGAGTTTGAAAAAACAAACCCCGACCTTGCATGTAAGGCCGGGGTTCATTTTGGGGCGAGTTTGATGGGCAGATTTTAGTCGGCGTTCTTTAGCAAACTCTTAACCTGGCCATAAAGTGTTTCGGAATGGCCCGAAAGGTCGCTTGAGAAGCTGGTAAGGCGGTTGGCCTGGTCCGATGTCTGGTCGGCAAGCTCGTCCAGCTTGCCAAGATCGCTGGAGATCGTTTTGACGCCACTGGCAACTTGCTGAATATTGACGGTGATCTCCTGCGAGGCAGCACGCTGCTGTTCGACAACGGTGCCAAGATTGCCAGCTATTTCCTCGTTTTCCTCGATCACGGTGCGGGTATCGCTGAGTTCGTTGACAACGCGGCTGGTATTGTCGCGAATGGCGCTGATGCGATCGGTAATTTCCTGGGTAGACCGGGCGGTTTGGGTTGCCAGGGTTTTAACCTCGTTGGCAACCACGGCAAAACCTTTGCCCGCATCCCCGGCACGGGCCGCCTCGATGGTGGCATTAAGAGCCAAAAGGTTGGTCTGGCTGGCGATGTCCTGAATGATTTTCACCACCGAGCCTATTTCATCCACCGCATCACTAAGTTGGTTCATCACCGAACCGGTATGGTCCATTTCCTTGACCGCACGATTGGCAATTTCGGTCAGCCGGTCGATCTGGCGGGAAATTTCGTTGATCGACTGTGTCATTTCCTCGGAGGCGGAGGCAACGCGCTGGGCGGTGACGGCGGTGGTATCGGAAGCCGAGCGAACATTTCCCGCCAGCTCGGCACCTGTGGTAGAGGACTGGGTTAGTTCGCCGGACAGTTTTTTTAGGGCAATGGCGGAATTACTGACCTCGCGAGACAATTCAACGCAGTTCTTACCAAGGGAAACTTCGTCGGTGATAATGTCGGCCGATAGCGCAAAACCGTTGGGGGTGCCGTCGTCATTCTTCATGACGGTAATGGCGACCAGAATGGTGTCCTCGTCGATACGAATGCGATATTCCAGCGGCAGGCGATTTAAGGACCGTCCCAGATTCCGGAACTTGTCCTGGCCTAGGACGCGGTGCAGATCGTTGATGTTTTTGCCTTTGGCGGATGCTGCATTTTCACCCCGCCCCGAATAGATCAGTTCGCCAAAACCATAAGACATATAACGCACATTGCCCTCAAGGTCACAGGCAAGCAAACGGCTGGGAATGGCGTTCAGGATATGCTTGTAAAGCAGGGCTTCTTCCTGCTGTTGGGCCTGCGCCTGGGACAGGGCGGTCTGGTTTTCGCTGATCTGATTTCGTTTCGACAGAAACATGAATACTCCCCCTTGGTGTGACTTTGCCTGCAATCCGTGATGTGTGCGGCGGTACAGTGCGGGCGCGCATTTTCGGATGTGTGCCGGTTTGCCGGACGTTATTGCTGGAAATTGTCGTCCCCGCCTCACTATGTCGCGGCATTTTCAGGGCGATATCAATTGGAAAAGAAAAATGCCGCCAGGGTGACATCCAACCGGACGGTAATCCTGGGATGAATAAGTATTGGTTCATAATCTTCCGTATAATTAACGGGTCGGTTTTTTGATAAAATGACCAGGCATAGTCTGAAACGGGGGCGTTCTTTTTGCGGTGCAAAATGACGAGTCGGTGTGTGATTTTGAGCTCATCCCATTTGTGCGGGTTGCCCATTTGGCGTCAGAACCGGTTTTGGGTTTCCTCAGTGGTCTGATTTTGGGTGTTTTTTTGCCGATGGCCATGGGGTATTTGTTTGCGGGTAATATGGGGGCATATTGTATTTTGGAACGGCAGGGCGCGATTTGGTGTTTGGTTTGATGCGGTGCAATATGAACCGCATCACCCGTTATGGCGCGGGTGGTGGTTGGGTACTTCAAATTTGTCGCAAAACCGCCTAAACCATTGATATGGAATTCATCCATTCCATTTAGGAAAGAACGGACCCATGCGCGACCTGTTTGCTGATCAGCCCCCGCAAAATATGTTGCCCTGTGATGGTGATGCCCGGCTGTACCGGGATGTTTTGCCCATCGACGAGGCCGACCGCATTTTCGAGCGGCTGCACATGGCGCTGAACTGGCAGCAGGAAACGGCCCATATTATGGGGCGCGATATTGCCGTACCCCGCCTGACATCCTGGTATGGTGAAGTGGCCTATCGTTATAGCGGTGTTTATCACCCGGCAGCCCCCTTTCCCAAAATATTGCTGCCGTTACGCAAGCTGGCCGAAGAACATGCCGGGCAAAGTTTTAACACTGTGTTGCTGAATTTGTATCGCGATGGCCGTGACAGTGTTTCCTGGCATGCCGATGACGAGGATGTTTTAGGCGATAACCCGGTGATTGCCAGTTTATCCTTTGGCGGGGAAAGGCGGTTTCATATGCGTCATAACCAAAGTGGCGAACGGGTCAGTATTGATTTGCCCCATAATTCCCTGCTGATCATGGGTGGGGCGATGCAGCATTACTGGCAGCATCAAATTCCCAAAACCGCGCGTCCGGTGGAACCGCGCATTAACCTGACCTTTCGTAAAACCGTGGCCGAGCGGAACGCCTGAACACCAACAGCGGATAAAAAACCGCCCCTGAAACATCGGGGCGGCAGGAAATCGAAGTGCAATACGAAATTGCCGGGAAAACCGCAAACACACATGTGCGCGACAGTGACAGATTGTAAAGGGAGGATCTGTCACATAAAATCGAAATGAATCGATTCAATAAAACCATAGTGGTGGTTGCGAGGGGCACTTGTCAATAATATCGTGACCCCGTTCAAAAAAATGTTGTCGCTTGTGCTATCGTGGCAGCGCACAATGGCAGAAAATGGGAGAATTTTGGCATATGGGCAATCGGGTTCGTCTGGTGGATGTGGCCAGGGCTGCAGGGGTTTCCCAGGGGACGGCATCTAATGCGTTTGGCAAACCGCACCTGGTGCGCGATGAATTGCGCGAGAAGATTTTGGCCGTCGCAGCCGAAATGGGCTATCGCGGACCCCATGTAATGGCGCGCATGTTGCGTACTGGCAAGGCTGGTGCGCTGGGGGTGGTTTTTCCCGATAACCTTGAATATGCCTTTAGTGACCCGGTGGCGATTGAATTGTTGCGCGGCATTGGCCGCGAATGTGCGCGTCAGTCGGTCAATATGATGATCATTTCGGCCGAAAACCACGAACAGGCGGTGGCTGCGGTGAATAATGCCGCCGTCGATGCTTTTCTGGTGCATTGTTATTCTGAACATAACGACGTCATTGCTGCCATTCGCCGCCGTAACCTGCCAATGGTGGGCATTGATACCGACATTGCCGGGGCAACAGCCACGGTGGTGCTCGATGATTTTGAAGGGGCGGCAAGTGCCGCGCGCCACTTGCTGGAATGCGGGGCGCGCAAATTTGCCATTCTATCGCTTCAGGCCGATGAAGAGGGGCAATTTGGCCTGATGGATGCACGAAGGCGTGGCGCGGTGAGCCATCGTGTCGTGCGTGAAAGGCTGGCGGGCTACCATTCTGTTTTGAAAGAGGCCGGTATTGATGTTGCCGACATTGTGCATATTGAATGCGAAAACCTGTCGGAAAATGTGCGCGGCCAGGTGGTGGAGCTGATGGCGCAGTTCCCCGATCTTGATGGCATTCTTGCCATGTCCGATGTGATTGCGATTGGCGCGTTAGAAGCCCTTGCAAAAACCGGCCATGAGGTGCCCGGCCAGGTGCGGGTGATGGGCATTGATGGTGTGGCGCGCGGGGCGCGCACAACACCGCCGCTGAGCACGGTTGCACAAAATTCGGTCGAAAAGGGCCGGGTCGCTGCCGAATTGGCCCTTGCGGGGGATGATGTGGCCGAACCGGTTTTACTTAAAACCCGCCTGCTGGTAAGGGCGAGCAGCCAGGTTATTGCGCCTTGAACCTTATCTCGTGATGCGGTTAGCCGCGCGTAAGGTCATGATAGCGGAAACAGTCGGTGGTGTGGTCCATCACCAGGCCGGTTGCCTGCAAATAGGAATAAATGATCGTTGATCCGACAAAGCGCATGCCGCGTTTATGCAGGTCCTTTGACAGTGCATCGCTGACTTCGGTGGTGACAGGCACATCCCCGATATTTTGCCAGTGATTGATGATGGGCTTGCCATTAACAAACCGCCAGACATAGGCATCAAAGCTGCCAAATTCCTCGGCGATATCAAGGAATATCTGGGCGTTGCGCACACTGCTGACGACTTTCAGGCGGTTGCGGATGATGCCGCTATCGGCCAAAAGGGCGGCCTGTTTGGCATCGTCATAGGATGCAACCTTTTCCACGTCGAAATTGTCATAGGCCGCCCGGTACTGGTCGCGCCGGGATAAAACCGTTAGCCAGCTTAACCCGGCCTGGGCGCCTTCCAGGATCAGCATTTCAAAAAAATGCCGGTCATCATGCACGGGGACACCCCATTCCCTGTCGTGATATTCAACGTAAAACGGCTTGTCGATATGGGTGTGTGCCCATTTGCAGCGTGTTGGTTCGCTGTGGGCTGTTGGTGCAGCAGGTCCCTGGCTGGCATGCTTGGAGTTGGTCATCGGACAACTGCCTATAATAAAACACGAAACAGGGCTTTGACCTTAGCATGTACTGGCGAACGGGTAAGGGATTTTGTTGCAGGTTGCATGCAAAGTATGAAGCGCCACAAGCGGAGATATGCCAATTCCGCAGGCGTTGACACAAAATTGCAATCAAAATGCAATTGAAGATTAAAAACGGAAATAATTTTCGCATGATACATGCTTGAACGGTAAATTCCCAACATCAGACCGTTCATTCGATGATTTCTGCTGAAAATTCTGCCGGGCAAACCGGTTCCCCGGTTGTTGTGACACAAACGTCACAGCGTTTTGGCCGCAATACCGTGCTAGAAGCCATTGATCTTGCCGTTGCGCCGGGCGAGGTGGTTGCGCTGCTGGGCCCGTCGGGCTGCGGTAAAACCACATTGTTGCGGTTACTGGCCGGCCTGTCGCGGCCGACAACGGGCAGCATTCATATTGGGGATCAATTGGTGGCCGATGCGTCATCCGGGGCGTTTGTGCCGCCGGAACGGCGCTCCATTGGCATGGTGTTTCAGGATTATGCCCTGTGGCCACATATGACGGTGGCGCAAAATGTCGGTTTTCCGCTGGAAATGCAAAATATTGGCCGCGCCGAACGCGACACCCGCATTGCCGGTGCGTTGGAAATGGTCGGGCTGGGCCATGTGGCAGAGCGCCAGCCAGGCACGCTTTCGGGCGGGCAGCAGCAGCGTGTTGCCCTTGCCCGTGCGATTGTGTCGCGCCCGCGTTTGGTTTTGTTTGATGAACCGCTTTCAAACCTGGACCGCGAATTGCGCGAAAGCCTTGTGGTCGATATTGCCGCTCTGTTGCGCAAACTGGGCATGACGGCGGTTTATGTCACGCATGATCATGGCGAGGCCTTTGCCATTGCCGATCGTGTCGCCATTCTTCACAGCGGCCATATTTTACAAATTGATGCCCCCGAACAGCTTGTTGGCAAACCCGTTTCGCCGCAGGTGGTGGATTTCCTCAAGCTGGGGCTGGTGCTGCCCGCCGAGGTGCAAAATGGCGATCTGGTTATTCGTGGTGGGAAACAGCGCCTCTCGCCTCCGTCAACACTGATCAATGGCAGTCGTTCTGGTGATTTGTTTTTGCCGCGTGCTGCCCTTCGGGCTGCATCGGGCTCTGGCGGGCCGGAAAAGGGTAGTGCGATTAGCGGCATCGTGATTCACAGCATGTTTCGCGGTGATGGTTATGCCGTGCAGATGCGGTTTGACCAGAATATCGCAATTGAAATGTTCAGTGCCACGCGCCTGGGGGACGGCACGGTGCATGACCTTGATATCTCGTGGGATCGGGCCTTTTGGTATCCGCATGATGCGGCACAGGTCCCGTCTCATACATAACGTTCAATAGGGGATGACAAAGATGAAAAGCCTGAAAACGGTTCTGCTGGCTGGGTTTGCCTGCCTTGCCCTGACGGGAAATGCAATGGCGCAAAGTGTGACGGTTTATACTGCCGGTCCGGGGGGATTGATTGAAAAGCTCGCCGCTGGTTTCAAGGATGAAACCGGCATTGATGTGAATGTGTTTCAGGCCACCACCGGCAAGGTCATGGCCCGCCTTGAAGCGGAATCCGCCAACCCGGTTGCCGATGTGGTGATTTCGGCATCGTGGAAAACCGCCACCAGCTTTGCCAAAAAGGACATGCTGCTGGATTACACCAGTGCAAATGCCAAAACCGTGCCCGATTTCCTGAAAGGTCCGGGATATGTCGCCCAGGGTATTTCCGCCCTTGCCATTGCCTGGAATCCCAAAAGCGGCACGCCGAAACCGGCCGATTGGTCCGATTTGACCAAGGCGGAATATAAAGACCTGATCACGATGCCAGACCCGGCACAGTCTGGCTCAGCCTATGAGCTGCTGGCCGCGCTAACCGCCCAGCCGGATTTGGGTTGGAAACTGTTTGAAGGTTTGGCGGCCAATAAAATGATTGTACCCGGTGCGAACGCCCAGGCCCTGAACCCGGTGTTGCAGGGGGCCAAGGCGGTTGTGTTTGGTGCGGTCGACTATATTGGCCTGTCACAGGCGGCCAAAGGGGAATCAATCGAGGTGATTTTCCCGAAAAGCGGCACTGTGATTGCCCCGCGTCCGATGATGATTTTAAAAACCTCGTCCCATCAGAACGAAGCCAAAAAATTCATCGATTACGTTTTGTCCGATGCCGGTCAGGCGATGGTGGCAAAAACCCAGTTGATGCCTGCCCGTTCCGACGTCAAGGCTGACCGTCCGTTGATTGCGGATCTGAAAATCCTGGAAGTTGATCCGAAAACCGACCGCAAGGCGGTGCTTGATCGCTTCGCCAAGACCTTTGGCATGGAATAATAGGCCCAACGTGCGCCTGACACATTTAAAATCACGGGTATTTGGCAACGGCGGCATGATTTTTGCCGCCGTTGCCCCTGTTTTGACCATTCTGGTGGCATTTCCGCTGCTGTTTGTGGTGTTACAGGCGATTTTTCCCGATATTGCGCGGGGCATTTTTGCCAATCCGTTTTCCCGTTTTGTCGAAACCCTGTTTGACAAACACCTGATCGCCTGGACGTTAAACACCCTGATGCTGGGTGGCAGTGTGGTGCTGGTCGCGTCCCTGGTGGCGGTGCCGCTGGGCATTTTGCGTGGGCTTTTTCGGGTGCCGTTTGCCGGGCTGTGGGATGTGGTGTTTTTGGTCCCCTTCACCATTCCGCCCTATATCGCCGCCCTTGGCTGGATCATGG is a genomic window containing:
- a CDS encoding efflux transporter outer membrane subunit, with amino-acid sequence MRFCALLKHGPVLGSAMLVLAGCVTAGPDYQAPQFDLKATYSPQIPQIADHKPDQARWWESTTDPVLSRLVADGLKSNIDLKIAASRIAEARAVARGVTGNNGLQIGATAGGRQERQWSTREKGNYQDDLGGNAGIDLSWTPDIWGGQAREGQVAEADVLQQVYLREDVYRVVIADIIRNYITLRGTQQRQILLRNSLDLQRQTRDIVDLRAQSGLASDLDFSRAQAEVSDIEATLPVLQTSIDRSINAIAILTGAQPGTYRDLLSKSAPLPEFDSAPPIGVPADLLRRRPDVRAAELGLISATAEIGVRTAELYPELKLDGSLSLAASGYGSGPIVRTALAAISAVIDATIYDGGVRKANITVAEEQARQAFYTYRKTLLAAISDVESAIFGYVGAVSQRDSLVLAVSHHRQAFEQSRVRYTQGLSNFLDVLDAQRTLTRSEQDLADAQTSLELETINLYSAVGLDAEEVDRLAENMNRDSAPEKDGFDPFYVQPAG
- a CDS encoding arsenic transporter, producing MLALLIFVITLVFVIWQPRGLGIGWSALAGACAALMAGVVGWGDVAIVWDIVWDATFTFVALIIISLVLDDAGFFAWAALHIARWGKGSSRRLFPLIIILGAIISAFFANDGAALLLTPIMLAILLRLKFSEKSALAFIIATGFVADSTSLPLVISNLVNIVSANYFGVSFARYALVMVPVNIVSLLATLLVLWLYFRRDIPRSYPLERLEEPAHAIRDRQVFYAAFPIIGVLLIALFVTAHLGIPICLFMGAAALALMAIAGRWFAGGKNRVISLSHVLKNAPWQIVLFSIGMYLVVYGLGQAWLTADAADFLAIIGHQGIYIATIGSGFAAAILASVMNNLPATLIGALAVDHVGGHVPPVIQQLMIYANVIGNDLGPKFTPIGSLATLLWLHVLAGKGHKITWGQYMKVGIVITTPVLFLTLLALALWYPLLPPAIAP
- the arsH gene encoding arsenical resistance protein ArsH codes for the protein MTEKDFSDLPNIDGNSLQPIDFAKLAGPDTPKHAPRILVLYGSVRERSYSRLLSEEATRLLEWYGCEVRTFNPSGLPLPDDADAEHPKVHELRGLAEWAEGMVWVSPERHGAITAVMKAQIDWIPLSLGGVRPTQGKTLAIMQVCGGSQSFNAVNQLRILGRWMRMLTIPNQSSVAKAFNEFDDTGRMKPSPYYNRVVDVCEELVKFTLLTRHHSAYLTSRYSERVETAEELSRRVNQPSL
- the arsC gene encoding arsenate reductase (glutaredoxin) (This arsenate reductase requires both glutathione and glutaredoxin to convert arsenate to arsenite, after which the efflux transporter formed by ArsA and ArsB can extrude the arsenite from the cell, providing resistance.), whose translation is MISVIYHNPECGTSRNTLEIMRQSGEEPHVIEYLKTPPTRAKLCDLITAMGITPRELLRRKGTPYDELGLEDETLDDNALIDAMMAHPILINRPIVVTELGTRLCRPSEQVLALLPHPVTSFTKEDGEIITLTPAD
- a CDS encoding helix-turn-helix transcriptional regulator, whose amino-acid sequence is MDTNEIIDAFTALSQVTRLEAFRLLVRHEPEGLPAGELARLLEVPHNTMSAHLGVLSRSGLITSKRQGRSIIYRASLARMNDVVAFMVNDCCAGHPELCLPLQQPQAAKASCKMEAEK
- a CDS encoding methyl-accepting chemotaxis protein; this encodes MFLSKRNQISENQTALSQAQAQQQEEALLYKHILNAIPSRLLACDLEGNVRYMSYGFGELIYSGRGENAASAKGKNINDLHRVLGQDKFRNLGRSLNRLPLEYRIRIDEDTILVAITVMKNDDGTPNGFALSADIITDEVSLGKNCVELSREVSNSAIALKKLSGELTQSSTTGAELAGNVRSASDTTAVTAQRVASASEEMTQSINEISRQIDRLTEIANRAVKEMDHTGSVMNQLSDAVDEIGSVVKIIQDIASQTNLLALNATIEAARAGDAGKGFAVVANEVKTLATQTARSTQEITDRISAIRDNTSRVVNELSDTRTVIEENEEIAGNLGTVVEQQRAASQEITVNIQQVASGVKTISSDLGKLDELADQTSDQANRLTSFSSDLSGHSETLYGQVKSLLKNAD
- a CDS encoding alpha-ketoglutarate-dependent dioxygenase AlkB, which produces MRDLFADQPPQNMLPCDGDARLYRDVLPIDEADRIFERLHMALNWQQETAHIMGRDIAVPRLTSWYGEVAYRYSGVYHPAAPFPKILLPLRKLAEEHAGQSFNTVLLNLYRDGRDSVSWHADDEDVLGDNPVIASLSFGGERRFHMRHNQSGERVSIDLPHNSLLIMGGAMQHYWQHQIPKTARPVEPRINLTFRKTVAERNA